The following are encoded together in the Xanthomonas vesicatoria ATCC 35937 genome:
- a CDS encoding ribonuclease H-like domain-containing protein, with product MSVSADRLRLLRRQAGHADVPAPTAGHGSETLRCDTQTAAQGAMNDAAPALDVGGAAQSSALPMRPTMAGRPSAEAATVDAVAGATRMGTGIAPPAASPSTQNAPTPGNVAGVSAERLRLLRRQVGGLTPAARKDDAALPTRAQRAAVSSAVSPIARDGAMTVRSHDVRAQAAAPTLTRRALQSPPPAPPARDASVFAWVEHEVRHKPALSSPVDGDASDTVDADIASRSPVARNTATPPATQMSETPPLQGRTDIAGLRKMLGLRERAVSAPTPMRAPSTDRQLPGNEIAPGLHLIEAFLPQPIPGEALSLAFAKREDTVDPLDLLFFDTETTGLAGGTGTRAFMIGVAQWYTDAQQGSGLRVRQLMMSTMAAESAMLDLFRSWLSPRTVLSSYNGRCYDAPLLKTRYRLARRGDPISALDHVDLLFPTRRRYRGTWENCKLSTIERQLLRVVREDDLPGSEAPAAWLSYLRGGSARNLRRVADHNHQDVVTLSLLMQRLVAVEAQDREVIPVLEIP from the coding sequence ATGAGCGTGAGTGCAGACCGGCTGCGCTTGCTGCGTCGGCAGGCCGGCCACGCGGATGTGCCTGCGCCGACTGCGGGGCACGGTAGTGAAACGTTGCGCTGCGATACCCAGACCGCCGCGCAGGGCGCCATGAACGATGCAGCGCCGGCATTGGACGTCGGAGGCGCAGCGCAGTCCTCTGCTCTACCGATGCGTCCAACCATGGCCGGGCGACCATCCGCCGAAGCAGCCACTGTGGACGCTGTTGCAGGTGCTACGCGCATGGGTACCGGCATCGCTCCGCCAGCGGCATCACCTTCAACGCAGAACGCGCCAACGCCCGGCAACGTCGCAGGCGTCAGCGCGGAACGTCTGCGCCTGCTACGCCGTCAGGTTGGCGGGTTGACGCCTGCAGCGCGCAAGGACGATGCGGCGCTGCCGACGCGTGCGCAGCGGGCTGCGGTGTCCAGCGCCGTGTCGCCTATTGCACGCGATGGCGCCATGACCGTCCGCTCGCACGATGTACGCGCACAGGCCGCCGCCCCGACGCTGACGCGCCGCGCCCTGCAGTCGCCCCCTCCTGCACCGCCTGCGCGCGACGCATCGGTGTTTGCCTGGGTAGAGCACGAGGTGCGCCACAAGCCGGCGTTGTCATCCCCTGTCGATGGCGATGCAAGCGATACCGTGGATGCAGATATCGCAAGCCGCTCGCCAGTCGCGCGCAACACAGCGACACCACCGGCAACACAGATGTCGGAGACACCGCCACTGCAAGGCCGCACCGACATCGCTGGCTTGCGCAAGATGCTCGGCCTGCGCGAGCGTGCGGTGTCAGCGCCCACGCCGATGCGCGCACCGTCCACCGATCGGCAGCTGCCCGGCAACGAAATCGCACCTGGCCTGCATCTGATCGAAGCGTTCCTGCCGCAGCCGATTCCCGGCGAAGCACTCTCGCTGGCATTCGCCAAACGCGAGGACACAGTCGATCCATTGGACCTGCTGTTTTTCGATACCGAAACCACCGGCCTTGCCGGCGGCACCGGCACACGTGCCTTCATGATCGGGGTGGCGCAGTGGTACACCGATGCCCAGCAAGGCAGCGGCCTGCGCGTGCGCCAGTTGATGATGTCCACGATGGCGGCCGAAAGCGCCATGCTGGATTTGTTCCGCAGCTGGCTGTCACCGCGTACGGTGCTGTCCAGCTACAACGGCCGCTGCTACGACGCGCCGTTGTTGAAAACGCGGTACCGGTTGGCGCGACGCGGCGACCCGATTTCTGCGCTGGATCATGTAGACCTGCTGTTCCCCACCCGCCGCCGGTATCGTGGCACCTGGGAAAACTGCAAGCTGTCCACCATCGAGCGGCAGCTGCTGCGCGTGGTGCGCGAAGACGACCTGCCCGGCTCCGAAGCGCCGGCGGCCTGGCTGAGCTATCTGCGCGGCGGCAGCGCGCGCAACCTGCGCCGCGTGGCCGATCACAACCACCAGGACGTGGTGACCCTCTCGCTGCTGATGCAGCGGCTGGTGGCGGTGGAGGCGCAGGACAGAGAAGTGATTCCGGTGCTGGAGATTCCGTAA
- a CDS encoding DEAD/DEAH box helicase, whose product MPPFALAPRTETAERALATTDGRPSRDGALLTERLERRYHDRITGSFTLPGREGSYAPIPDDVPSALADALHARGISQLYSHQADAWAATQRGEHVAIVTPTASGKSLCYTLPVVSAAMTSGAKALYLFPTKALAQDQVAELLELNRAGELGVKAFTFDGDTPGDARQAIRLHGDIVVSNPDMLHQAILPHHTKWAQFFENLRYVVIDEIHTYRGVFGSHVTNVLRRLKRICAFYGAHPQFILCSATIGNPHAHAQALIEERVHAITESGAPTGDKHVLLWNPPVVNADLGLRASARSQSNRIARIAIKSGLKTLVFAQTRLMVEVLTKYLKDIFDHDPRKPARIRAYRGGYLPTERREVERAMRAGTIDGIISTSALELGVDIGALDVVILNGYPGSVAATWQRFGRAGRRQQPALGVLVASSQPLDQYVVRHPDFFADASPEHARIAPDQPLILFDHIRCAAFELPFIADEPFGPIDPLVFLEALAESDVIHQEGDRWEWIADSYPANAVSLRSVADGNFVVVDKTNGKQQIIAEVDYSAAALTLYEGAIHMVQSTPYQVERLDWEGRKAYVTRTHVDYYTDSIDYTKLKVLDRFDGGVAGRGDSHHGEVHVVRRVSGYKKIRYYTHENIGYGPVNLPDQELHTTAVWWQLPQATLGKAFASKQDALDGFLGAAYALHVVATVAVMADARDLQKAVGNGDGAWFAVADQTGRGQLRGVEEGENAAVELQQAFVPTVYLYDNFPGGVGLSEPLWLRQAELLQRADELVRRCDCSAGCPACVGPVLAAHEEGKGESPKSLALTVLALLFDADAPLRHATQVDDDLALDVLA is encoded by the coding sequence ATGCCTCCGTTTGCCCTCGCTCCCCGCACCGAAACCGCCGAACGCGCGCTGGCCACCACCGATGGCCGCCCAAGCCGCGACGGTGCGCTGCTCACCGAGCGCCTGGAACGGCGCTACCACGACCGCATCACCGGCAGCTTCACCCTGCCCGGGCGCGAGGGCAGCTACGCACCGATCCCGGACGATGTGCCCAGCGCGCTGGCCGATGCGCTGCATGCGCGCGGCATCAGCCAGCTCTACAGCCACCAGGCCGACGCCTGGGCAGCTACGCAGCGCGGCGAGCATGTGGCGATCGTGACGCCCACCGCGTCGGGCAAGTCGCTGTGCTACACGCTGCCGGTGGTGAGCGCGGCGATGACCAGCGGCGCCAAGGCGCTGTACCTGTTCCCGACCAAGGCGCTGGCGCAGGACCAGGTGGCCGAGCTGCTGGAGTTGAACCGCGCCGGCGAGCTGGGGGTGAAGGCCTTCACCTTCGATGGCGACACGCCCGGCGATGCGCGCCAGGCGATCCGCCTGCATGGCGACATCGTGGTGAGCAACCCGGACATGCTGCACCAGGCGATCCTGCCGCATCACACCAAATGGGCGCAGTTCTTCGAGAACCTGCGCTATGTGGTGATCGACGAGATCCACACCTACCGCGGCGTGTTCGGCAGCCATGTCACCAACGTGCTGCGCCGGCTCAAGCGCATCTGCGCATTCTATGGCGCCCACCCGCAGTTCATCCTGTGCTCGGCCACCATCGGCAACCCGCATGCGCACGCGCAGGCCTTGATCGAAGAACGCGTGCATGCCATCACCGAATCGGGCGCGCCCACCGGCGACAAGCACGTGCTGTTGTGGAACCCGCCAGTGGTCAATGCCGACCTGGGGCTGCGCGCCTCGGCACGCTCGCAGAGCAATCGCATTGCGCGCATCGCGATCAAGTCCGGCTTGAAGACGCTGGTATTTGCGCAGACGCGGCTGATGGTGGAAGTGCTGACCAAATACCTCAAAGACATCTTCGACCACGACCCGCGCAAGCCGGCGCGGATTCGTGCCTACCGTGGCGGCTATCTGCCGACCGAGCGCCGCGAGGTGGAGCGCGCGATGCGCGCCGGCACCATCGACGGCATCATTTCGACCTCGGCGCTGGAACTGGGCGTGGATATCGGCGCGCTGGACGTGGTGATCCTCAATGGCTACCCCGGCAGCGTGGCGGCCACCTGGCAGCGCTTCGGCCGCGCCGGGCGGCGCCAGCAACCGGCGCTCGGCGTGCTGGTGGCCAGCTCGCAACCGCTGGACCAGTACGTGGTACGGCACCCGGATTTCTTTGCCGACGCCTCGCCCGAGCACGCACGCATTGCGCCCGATCAACCGCTGATCCTGTTCGACCACATCCGTTGCGCGGCGTTCGAATTGCCGTTCATTGCCGACGAGCCGTTCGGCCCGATCGACCCCCTGGTGTTTCTTGAAGCGCTGGCCGAAAGCGACGTCATCCACCAGGAGGGCGACCGCTGGGAGTGGATCGCCGACAGCTACCCGGCCAATGCGGTGAGCCTGCGCTCGGTGGCCGATGGCAACTTCGTGGTGGTGGACAAGACCAACGGCAAGCAGCAGATCATCGCCGAGGTGGATTATTCCGCCGCGGCGCTCACCTTGTACGAAGGCGCCATCCACATGGTGCAAAGCACGCCCTACCAAGTGGAGCGGCTGGATTGGGAAGGCCGCAAGGCGTACGTGACGCGCACGCATGTGGACTACTACACCGACAGCATCGACTACACCAAGCTGAAAGTGCTGGACCGCTTCGATGGCGGCGTGGCCGGGCGTGGCGACTCGCATCATGGCGAGGTGCATGTGGTGCGGCGCGTGTCCGGCTACAAGAAGATCCGCTACTACACGCATGAAAACATCGGCTACGGCCCGGTCAACCTGCCCGACCAGGAACTGCATACCACCGCGGTGTGGTGGCAGTTGCCGCAAGCCACGCTGGGCAAGGCGTTCGCGTCCAAGCAGGATGCGCTGGATGGATTTTTGGGCGCTGCCTACGCGCTGCACGTGGTGGCTACGGTGGCGGTGATGGCCGATGCACGCGACCTGCAAAAAGCCGTGGGCAATGGCGACGGCGCGTGGTTTGCGGTGGCCGACCAGACCGGGCGTGGGCAACTGCGCGGCGTGGAAGAAGGCGAGAACGCAGCGGTGGAATTGCAGCAGGCCTTCGTGCCTACGGTGTACCTGTACGACAACTTCCCCGGCGGCGTGGGCTTGAGCGAGCCGCTGTGGCTGCGCCAGGCCGAGCTGCTGCAGCGCGCGGACGAGCTGGTGCGCCGTTGCGATTGCAGTGCGGGCTGCCCAGCCTGCGTGGGCCCGGTGCTGGCCGCGCATGAGGAGGGCAAGGGCGAATCGCCCAAGTCGCTGGCGCTCACGGTGCTGGCGTTGTTGTTCGATGCGGATGCGCCGCTGCGCCATGCCACCCAGGTGGACGACGACCTGGCGTTGGATGTCCTTGCATGA